ATGACGCCGCGATGCTGATCGACAGCGCCATCAAGTCCGTGAAGGGCGACCTCTCGAACAAGGATGCCGTGGGAGCCGCGCTGAAGAAGGCGGACTTCACCTCGCTGCGCGGCGCCTTCAAGTTCAACACCAACGGCTATCCGATCCAGGATTTTTATCTGACCAAGGTCGCCAAGCGTCCGGACGGCAAGTACCAGACCGAGATCGTCCAGAAGGTCTTCGAGAATTACGGCGATCGCTACGCCAAGGACTGCAAGGCGGCGAACTAAAGCCGCACGTCGCGTTGAGGGAGGACTACAATGACAAGCGAAATCACCGGCATCACGCGAGCCAACGAGGGCATTCAGGGCATCTCCTGGAACATCCTCGGCCAGACCTATGTGCCGAAAAGCAAGACCGAGCACAGCTTCTCCTGGCACGCGACTTTGCCGCCGGGCACGTTCGTGCCGCCGCACATCCATCCCGACCAGGACGAATATCTCTACATGCTGGAGGGCAAGCTCGACTTCATGCTCGGCAATTCGGAGTCGCAGGCAACGGCCGGCGACCTGATCCGGCTCGGCATGGGCGTGCCGCACGGCATCTTCAACAAGTCGGAGCAGACCGCAAAGGTACTGTTCTGGGTCTCACCGACCAAGAAGCTGTTCGATCTGTTCTGGGGCCTTCATAACATGAAGGAGCAGAAGCCCGAGGACGTGGTGGCGATGGCGGCCGAGTTCAACATCCACTTCCTGCCGCCACCTCCCGGCGGCTAGCCGCGCGTTAGGCGCGCACCGCCGCGAGCCCCGGCACGGCGGCGAAGCCCGCCTTGGTCGCATAGCCGCGCACGATGGCCTCGCGCTGGGAATAGCTCAGCACGTTGTCGACATTGTCGAATCCGTCGGGCGCGAGCTGCTCGACGGCGTCGATGACACCCTCGGGGCCGCCGCGCCGGTTGGAGCGAACGATATCGGCCGTCATCGGCAGGCGCTTCTTCTCGTATTCGAGCAGCGCCTGGCGTGGATGCTCTGCGCGCACCAGCGCATCAGCAAGGCAGCGCGCATCGAGGATCGCCTGCGAGGCGCCGTTGGAGCCGACCGGATACATGGGATGTGCGGCATCGCCGAGCAGCGTCACGCGCCCGGACGACCAATAGGGCAAGTGATCGCGATCGCAGGTCGGATATTCGTAGAATTCGGGCGTCGCCGAGATCAAGCTCTTGACGTCGATATGGGGGATTGAGAAGCGGGCGACATGCGGCATCAGCTCCTCGCGGCGACCCGGCCGCGACCAGTCCTCCTTGCGCGGCGGCGGTGCATTGCCCTCGCCCACCTTCACCAGCACGGCCCAATTGGTCAGGCGGCTCGCCGGGCTCGATCCCTCCGCGATCGGATAGATCACCACCTTGGCGTTGAGGCCGCCGGCCACGATCATCGATTTGCCGGTGAGAAATAGCGGCCAGTCGCGCGCGCCGCGCCACAACATCAAGCCGTTCCAGCACGGCGGTCCCTCATTCGGGAACATCGTGTCGCGAACGCGGGAATGGATGCCATCGGCGCCGATCAGGATGTCGCCGCGCGCGGTATGGACATGCGCGCCCGCCCGATCGAAAAAGTAAGCGGTGACGCCGCCCTCGTCCTGCGTGAAGGCACCGAGGCGGCAACCGGTGTGGATCGCCTCGTGTCCGAGCCGCTCCTCGACGGCGCGATGGATGACGCCCTGAAGCCGGCCGCGATGAATCGAGAATTGCGGCACGTCGTGACCGGCGTCGACACCGCGGGCTTCGCGCCAGACCTCCTGGCCGTGACGGTTGAGGTAATAGAGCTGGTCGGTACGAACAGCGACGTCGTCGAGCTTCTGGAGCAGGCCGAGGCCGGCGAGCTCGCGCATGGCATGCGGCAGCGTGTTGATGCCGACACCGAGTTCGCGGATCGTGTCGGCCTGCTCGAAGATCTCGCAGTCGAGGCCGCGCGACCGCAGCATCAATGCCGTGGTAAGACCACCGATACCGCCACCGACAATAATCGCCTTCATCGCCCTTACTCCACTCGAAACACTTGAGGCAATGAGGTTAACGTCGCACGGGCGGTTACTCCGCCGCAAGCGGCTTTGTCGCCTCCGCCTTGAGCTCGGCCCGGGTCTTGGGCTTAGCCTTAATGCGCAGCTCCTCGAGATCCTGACGGTCGCGGGCGCTGTTGCGGAAAATCTGATCCATTCCGGGCAGATATTGCGGCGGGCAGAACGCGTCCGTTGCCCCATACCAGGCCGCCGCCTTCATCGTGAAGAAGGGATCGACCAGATGCGGCCGACCAAGCGCGACGAGGTCTGCCCGGCCGGCAGCCAGAATGGTGTTGGCCTGGTCGGCCGTCGTGATGTTGCCGACGCACATCGTGGCCACGCGGGCCTCGTTGCGGACCTGATCCGAGAACGGCGTCTGGAACATGCGCCCGTAGATCGGCTGCGCATCGCGGACGGTCTGCCCGGTCGAGACGTCGACGAGATCGACGCCGGCCTCGACGAAGGCGCGCGCAATCGCCACCGCATCGTCGCCGGTGATGCCGCCGTCGGCCCAGTCTGTCGCGGAAATGCGTACCGACATCGGCTTGTGCGACGGCCACGCCAATCGCAGCGCCTCGAAGATCTCGAGCGGGAAACGCAGACGGTTTTCGAGCGAGCCGCCATACTCGTCGGTGCGGGTATTCGTCAGCGGCGAAATGAAGCTCGCAAGCAGATAGCCGTGGGCGCAGTGCAGCTCCAGCATGTCGAAACCGCATCGTTCGCCGCGCTCGGCCGCCGCGATAAAGGAATCCCGCACCGCGTTCATCCCGGCGCGATCGAGCTCGCGCGGCACCTGACTGTCGGGGAAATAGGGCAGCGGTGATGCTGAGATCACGTCCCAGCCGCCCTCCTCCAGTGGACGGTCCATGCCGTCCCACATCAGCCTGGTCGCGCCCTTGCGGCCGGCGTGGCCCAATTGGAGGCAGAGCTTTGCAGCCGAATTGCCGTGGACGAAATCCACGATGCGCCGCCAGGCGGCCTCCTGCTCGTCGTTCCACAAACCTGCGCAGCCGGGCGTGATGCGAGCGTCGCGGCTGACGCAGGTCATCTCCGTGAAGATCAGGCCGGCACCACCGATCGCGCGTGAGCCGTAATGCACCAGGTGGAAATCGGTCGGCACGCCCTCCTTCGCCGAATACATGCACATCGGCGACATCACCGCGCGGTTGGCGACCTCCATCTCGCGCAACCGGAACGGTTGGAACAGCGGCACCACCGGCTTCTCGGTGTCGACGTCAAAGCCGTTGTCGCGAACCTGTTTGGCGAACGACTTCTCGACTTCGGCCACGAAATCGGGCGCGCGAAGCTTCAGATTGTCATAGGTGATCGCCTTCGAGCGCGTCATCACGCCGAAAGCAAACTGCACGGGATCGAAATCCCAGAAGCGGTCGACATGCTCGAACCAGACCAGCGAGACGTCGGCGGCGTGCTGCGTCTTCTCGACCTCCTCGCGGCGGCCGTGCTCGTAAACGTCGAGCGCGGCCTTGATGCCCGGCGCCTTCGCCATCGCTTCTGCGAGGGCAATGGCATCTTCCATCGCGAGCTTGGTGCCCGAGCCGATGGAGAAATGCGCGCTCGCCTTGGCATCGCCGAGCAGCACCATGTTGTCCTTGACCCAACGCTTGCTCCGGATCATCGGGAAGTTGCGCCACATCGAACGGTTGGTGAGCAGCTTGTGCCCATCGAGGAACCAGCCGAAAATCTCGGCCATCCGCGCGGCAGACTGCGTCTCGTCCAGCCCCGTCAGGCCAGCCCGCTCGAACGTCTCAGGATCGGTCTCGAAGATCCAGGTCGAGTGTCCGGCCTCATACTGATAGGCGTGGGCGATGAACGGCCCCCACTCGGTCTCCTGGAAAATGAAGGTGAAGGCGTCGAGCGGCTTGGTCGAGCCCATCCAGGCGAACTTGTTGGAGCGGAGGTCGACCTCGGGCTGAAAGTGATCGACGTATTTCTCGCGGAAGCGGCTGTTGATGCCGTCGGCGATCAGGACGAGATCGGCTTCGGCGAACCGGGATTCGTCGTCGATGTCCACCTCGAAGTGCAGGACGACGCCAAGCTCGCGAGCCCGCTCCTGGAGGATCAGGAGCAACTTGCTTCGGGAGCATCCGCAAAAGCCGTTACCGCCGACCCGGTGGACGGTGCCGCGGAAATGCACGGCGATGTCGTCCCAGTAGGCGAATTCCTGGGTGATGCGGCGATAGCTCGGCGGATCGTGCTTTTCGAAATTGTCCAGCGTGGCATCCGAGAACACCACGCCGAAGCCGAAGGTGTCGTCGGCCCGGTTGCGCTCATACACCGTGATGTCGGCGCCCGGGCGCTGCTTCTTGAGCAGGATCGCAGCATAGAGACCCGCAGGTCCGCCACCGATGATCGCGACTTTCATGGGAGCCTCGCCAAGTTCACCCGGCCACGAAACTATTTTAAGCCTAAAATAATTTCACGCAAGTCCCCGTTGCTGGCCCGGCGTCGGACAACGCCGGCCGGTTCTAGTCGCCCCTGAATACCGGCTTGACCTTGTTGGCGAAGGCCTCGAAGGCGCGTTCGAAATCGGCAGTGGTCA
The sequence above is drawn from the Bradyrhizobium amphicarpaeae genome and encodes:
- a CDS encoding cupin domain-containing protein — protein: MTSEITGITRANEGIQGISWNILGQTYVPKSKTEHSFSWHATLPPGTFVPPHIHPDQDEYLYMLEGKLDFMLGNSESQATAGDLIRLGMGVPHGIFNKSEQTAKVLFWVSPTKKLFDLFWGLHNMKEQKPEDVVAMAAEFNIHFLPPPPGG
- a CDS encoding flavin-dependent oxidoreductase, translating into MKAIIVGGGIGGLTTALMLRSRGLDCEIFEQADTIRELGVGINTLPHAMRELAGLGLLQKLDDVAVRTDQLYYLNRHGQEVWREARGVDAGHDVPQFSIHRGRLQGVIHRAVEERLGHEAIHTGCRLGAFTQDEGGVTAYFFDRAGAHVHTARGDILIGADGIHSRVRDTMFPNEGPPCWNGLMLWRGARDWPLFLTGKSMIVAGGLNAKVVIYPIAEGSSPASRLTNWAVLVKVGEGNAPPPRKEDWSRPGRREELMPHVARFSIPHIDVKSLISATPEFYEYPTCDRDHLPYWSSGRVTLLGDAAHPMYPVGSNGASQAILDARCLADALVRAEHPRQALLEYEKKRLPMTADIVRSNRRGGPEGVIDAVEQLAPDGFDNVDNVLSYSQREAIVRGYATKAGFAAVPGLAAVRA
- a CDS encoding bifunctional salicylyl-CoA 5-hydroxylase/oxidoreductase; this translates as MKVAIIGGGPAGLYAAILLKKQRPGADITVYERNRADDTFGFGVVFSDATLDNFEKHDPPSYRRITQEFAYWDDIAVHFRGTVHRVGGNGFCGCSRSKLLLILQERARELGVVLHFEVDIDDESRFAEADLVLIADGINSRFREKYVDHFQPEVDLRSNKFAWMGSTKPLDAFTFIFQETEWGPFIAHAYQYEAGHSTWIFETDPETFERAGLTGLDETQSAARMAEIFGWFLDGHKLLTNRSMWRNFPMIRSKRWVKDNMVLLGDAKASAHFSIGSGTKLAMEDAIALAEAMAKAPGIKAALDVYEHGRREEVEKTQHAADVSLVWFEHVDRFWDFDPVQFAFGVMTRSKAITYDNLKLRAPDFVAEVEKSFAKQVRDNGFDVDTEKPVVPLFQPFRLREMEVANRAVMSPMCMYSAKEGVPTDFHLVHYGSRAIGGAGLIFTEMTCVSRDARITPGCAGLWNDEQEAAWRRIVDFVHGNSAAKLCLQLGHAGRKGATRLMWDGMDRPLEEGGWDVISASPLPYFPDSQVPRELDRAGMNAVRDSFIAAAERGERCGFDMLELHCAHGYLLASFISPLTNTRTDEYGGSLENRLRFPLEIFEALRLAWPSHKPMSVRISATDWADGGITGDDAVAIARAFVEAGVDLVDVSTGQTVRDAQPIYGRMFQTPFSDQVRNEARVATMCVGNITTADQANTILAAGRADLVALGRPHLVDPFFTMKAAAWYGATDAFCPPQYLPGMDQIFRNSARDRQDLEELRIKAKPKTRAELKAEATKPLAAE